In one Bacillus sp. PK3_68 genomic region, the following are encoded:
- a CDS encoding DUF6440 family protein translates to MDSKRFEIIYTQGKLEIFKVIRDNQTGVLYMLNQTGAGSGLTVMVDQEGKPLLDENFKK, encoded by the coding sequence ATGGATAGCAAACGTTTTGAAATTATTTATACCCAAGGGAAATTAGAGATTTTTAAGGTTATTCGTGATAATCAGACCGGGGTTCTATACATGTTGAATCAGACGGGTGCTGGAAGTGGATTAACTGTTATGGTTGATCAAGAAGGAAAACCTTTGTTAGATGAGAATTTTAAAAAGTAG